The Brassica oleracea var. oleracea cultivar TO1000 chromosome C7, BOL, whole genome shotgun sequence sequence AGCTCATTTGAAGCATTTCATTATTCTCTCAACGGTGATGGATGCAAACAAAGGAGATGATGTTGGTTTTTAGTAGTTTTTTAATTTCTGGAGTTGGGGGCCCTGTTGGTTTCACCATACTCTGTTTCTTTCAAGATTGTTGCCCTGCTTTTTATAAATCGATTACAAAGCGTTAAAAAAAAAAACTTGAACTCATATAGGACTCTTGGGTACTTGATTAATTTTAATAAGAAAATTGTAATTTTTATATGTGATGATTGAGCTTAACATAGTTGTGTGTCTGTGACTTGACGTAAATTTAGGTTATAATTATTAATTAATCAGAATTGACATAGTTATCTTATCTATGACCTTGATACTTAATACTCCTACATGTCAATGAAATTGAAAAAACGAAGAGCGGTTACACAAGTGCTTTGGATAGTGTTCAAGAAAATTCCAAAACAGCAAAATCGTAAACAAGTAAGAAAATATGAATTCATTTGATTTGACAGCTTAAATTTCGAGTGATGTCGTAATGTAAATTGGTACAGATAATCATAGCATGATCTGATAAAATATCATTTCATTAATTATTAATTTAGTTTCTTAATTTCGATAAATGGTTCAACTCCGTCGATGTCTTGGTATATTAGAGACTGGTTTAAAGTGAACCGGCGAGAGAGTGTATATAATGGTTTACCATATTATTCCCTTTTTATTCAGACACAGATACGACGAGTCAGCCAGTTATTAATAGACACGTCACCATACCGGAGAAAATATCAGAGAGATGAAGAATATTAGAGGAATAACCGGGTCAAGGATAAGATAATTACGTTTCCAAACAGACCCTACCGTGATGCGGACCTTCAAGTAAACGCTTCTTCTTTACGATATAATAAGTCCATTATTGAGAGTTTCGATCGTCTCTCGATCTTCTTCAACGCCTTCGATTGTTTTCTTCTTCTGGTAAGCTCCTTTTCTCTCTCGTCTCTGCTTCGCCGTTGACGTGATCGCAACGATGACGCTCGTGTTCGCTTCTGTTTTATTCGTGAATCAGTTTCTCTAGATCATATAATTTCTGAAGAAAATTTCAATATCTGTGTATTTAGTCTCGCGATCTATGTTCATGTAACAGCAAAACATCGCGTTTGACTCGAGAATCGTTTCCGGGAAGCCATGTGTAGTATCGATGCCTTTAGATTGATTTTGACCTAAGACGTTACGAAGAACAAGCGAAGCTTTATCATATTATCAGAGATTCGTTTTATATCTGTTACGATTATCTCTTTGTGGATCAATGTATGGAGCGAAACAAATCATTCCGATTCGGATTTGTTCTTCTGATTGGAATCATTTTTGGTTTACTGTATGATTGGAGTAATCAGTTTGCTCTCTTCTTTGTTTCAGTACAACACTTAGCGATGAAGCCAGGAGGATCAGCATTGAATCCCCACGCAGCAGCTTACGTACCACTCTCCAAAAGAGAGGGTGCTTCTGCTTCTGCTTCTGCAAAGCCTGCTGCTGCTTCCACACATCACGTGCAGTACCAACCCTATGGAGCATATGGTTATGGAGACCAAAGTTCTCAAATGTACATGCCAAAGACAACATACTCCTCTGACAAGCAGTTGAGGGATGAGGATTTGGAGATGGACATGGAGATTGAGTACCTTTCGGCCACGTTCTTCGATTTGTCACATGAGTCTATCAGTGATGTCTACTTGGCCAACAATGGTGATCTTGATGCAACAATCGAAATGCTGAATCAGCTCGAGGTAATTCATTCACTACTCACCTTACATCATCCCTGCAATAGCACAAGTTTGCGAGTTTTAACCTTTCGGTGTTCCATTCCTACAGATTTACAGTACTGAAGCGCAAGAATACCTTCCAGACACACTGGACATTGGCGATGTACCTGAAACCACTGCGCCTTCGACTTCCTCAGCTCCAGAACAAAAGAATGTGAGTAATGAAGCAAGTGCATCATCAACATCCTCGGGTACCCTCAAAGCTCCTGTGTCTTCCTCCTGATTTGATGAGTCCTTAAATCTGAAGTATTATAAATTTCTTGCAATGGATATGATATCATATGAAGCTTGATGGTTATCTTAGGAGAGATCTCTTTCTATGTTTTCCTCATCCTCCCCTGCTTTGTTTCCTGAGGAGAGAGAGTACAAAAATGTATAGCTATTTTTTTTGGAATATTACGAGTTTGGGTGTTGAGAATTGGGATTGTTCTTATGGTGGACAAAAGCTATGAATCAATAATAGCCTTTCTGCTCTTTTGCCCATTTATGAGTCTTTACTCTCCTCTTTTGCTGCTCAATATTACGACTTATGAAGTGATATAGTATGTTGGCTTCGGTACATTCATTTTTGTTTCGTATTCTAATATTTATCAATGTAACCGATTATATCCATTAATCATTTGAGTAACCTGAAACGTTTGTTTATACTGTCAATGTTATATAGTATGTTTAAGTTCAAAGGATGGAATCTAAACACAAATTTGAGCTATTTGCCTGTGGGTATGTAATATAATAAACGTATGTGCAGCTAGCTACATTTGCGGTCCTATGGTCTCTCTCTCTCTCTGGGTACTATTATCGGAATCATCTAAACACGTCCTTCCTTGAAAAATAAAGGTGTGAGAGAGTGGAGGAAAATAGATTCCGTGAATTTCTCTGCACGTGT is a genomic window containing:
- the LOC106303563 gene encoding polyadenylate-binding protein-interacting protein 6, coding for MKPGGSALNPHAAAYVPLSKREGASASASAKPAAASTHHVQYQPYGAYGYGDQSSQMYMPKTTYSSDKQLRDEDLEMDMEIEYLSATFFDLSHESISDVYLANNGDLDATIEMLNQLEIYSTEAQEYLPDTLDIGDVPETTAPSTSSAPEQKNVSNEASASSTSSGTLKAPVSSS